The genomic window AATCAGGAAAAAGCGAGAACTAATTTAGAGGAAGAAAACTTTATGTTCGATATATTAAAAGAAGTGGGTTGATAACCGTGGAGCTAGGTAGAACAATTAAGTACTACCGGATTAAACATAACATGACACAAGCTGAACTCGCTGATGGTATATGTTCTATTCCACATTTAAGCAAAATTGAAAATTCAATATATAATGCTAATTTCGGGACTGCAGCACTACTTTTAGAAAGACTCGGAATTAATATTGAAGAAGAATATGCCCAGCACTCAGAAATTAAACACACGCTCGATGCGTTTATAGAAGCCATTCAATTCGCTGACGAAGAGAAAGCACTTGAATACTATGAATCGCTTCTTGATAAAGAAACGGTTATACCGCGGACCAATTATCGTAATATGTATCATTTGTACATGATGCGCTACCATTTAATGAACGGTCATTTAACTCTCGCATTTAAAGATTGGAGTATTGTCGACAAGAACAGGAGTAATCTCGATCCTATTGAAGAACTTTCCGCCGAGTTGTTCTATGGCATTTATTTAGTTGAACTCGGACGACTTAAAGAAGCTAAACAGCTATTGCTTAGTATTAAAAATGCAGAACATTCATCACACTATCTTTTCGCTCGAGAAATCGCATTTATTTTATCCCATTGTTATACCGAATTAAACGAGCCTGAAAAAGCCATTATTTATGCAAAAGAAGCACTTTACCTATTTAAACAAGAAGATAATTATATACGCACTGCCCAATCACAAATGGTGTTAGGCATTAATTATACACAGTTAAATATGCTCGAAGAATCCCTTCGTGTGTTTAAAGTCCTCTTGCGTAATTCGCGACTATTCGGTCAACAATCGCTTTATTTTCAAGCAACCTATAATTATGGCATCCTCTTAAAGAAAAGTGGCGATTACGAAGCGAGTCACGACTGTTTCTTGCAATGCACAAACTTTTATGAACCTTCTAGCAAAAACTACCTCTATGCTCGTTTAGCCGATGTAGAAGTGCTGTTTTTATTAAATGCCGAAAAAACGAGTATTCGTGACATATTAGTTGAAATAATTGAGCAAAGCGTTACACAGGCTCATGAACGATTAGAGCTCCAAGCACGTTATTATATGTATCGTCTTGAATCGTCTGAACAACTCTATCATTTTATAGAAACGGAATTGTTGCCGCATTTGGAACGATTAGAAAGCCATGCGGAATTGTTGCCCTATGCTCGAGAGTTAGCTCATTGGTACCAACAAAATGGACACTATGAGAAAGCCAATGAATACTTACAGAAATACTCTTCCATTTCGACGAAGAAAGATTTGTCCATGGTCTAATAAACTGTAGATAAAAAGCTTATGAACGCACATGTGCGTTCATAAGCTTTTTTGATTTAAACCATAGACGAATGCGTTGCGATATGTAAACGAACAGCATAAAAAAAGCGCACGAGACTGCGCCCCCCACTGGAACCGGCCCGGCCCGAAAATCGAGAATGCTTTTCTCGAAAAGGCTAGATTGTTTCTAGTGGAAAGCGTCAGTCGGTAGCGCTTTATACAATCGATTACTAGTTAGAATAAGTCTTTTTCGTGCAAAAACGGATTAACGTGTTGCCGCTTCTGCGTTAACAAGACCACTTCCGAATTGATTTGTATTTCCTAAGTTTGTTGCCGTATTTTTAAGGTGGTTACGAATTTGAACATTTGACCAAGAAGGATTCTTTTGCTTCACTAACGCAGCAACACCAGCAACGTGCGGTGTAGCCATAGACGTACCATTGAAGCTTGAGTATCCATTACCAGGAACCGTACTTTGTACACCAACACCTGGTGCTACAATGTCAAGACCTGCTCCGTACTGAGAAAAGCTAGCGCGGTTGTTATTTTGATCTGTTGCACCTACTGCCATCGCATTTGCATAGCGTGCTGGGAATCCAACATTTCCTGCACCTGAGTTACCAGAAGCCGCAACTACAAGAACGCCACTTGCTGTTGCTTGGTTAACAGCTTGTTCCATTGTTGCAGATCCAGCACTACTTCCTAAACTCATGTTTGCAATGTGCATGCCATTATTTGCAGCCCATTGTAAACCTTGAGCAATACCACTGATTGACCCAGAGCCACTTGCTCCTAGCACTTTAACCCCATATAAATCAACGTTTGGTGCTACGCCGAGTACACCAATTGAATTGTTTAACGCTGCAATTGTACCAGCAACGTGAGTACCATGACCGTTTCCATCACTAATATTCGGCTCTCCTGGTACAAAACTAGCGCCGCCACGGATTCTTAAATCAGCGTGATTTGAGATCCCTGTGTCTAAAACAGCCACACGAACTCCAGTACCTGTGAATCCTCTGCTTTGAGCAATCGGAGCTTGTACACGGTTAATTCCCCATGGAACGGTTTGCATTGTCGTTACCTCAGCATCTTCCTCTATATAGGAGATGGCAGGGTCAAGCTCTAATGCTTCTACATCTTGTGGGTCAAGTTCAACGGATAAAACAGGAATAAAATCAAATTCATGAAGGAGATCAATTTCAACATCTTCCACTTGAGAAGAAGAAATAGAATACTCATCTCCATCAATTTGGTCAACAAATTGGGACATAACTTCTTGTTCCTTAAAGCCAATGAGGTATTTTTCCTTCGCTTCCTCGGCTGCTTGTGCGATTGATGAACTAAATGCTACTGATATAATTAGTGCTGTTCCGGCAACAATTTTCCCCATTTTCTTATTCAATTCGTTATACCTCCTCAAAATGTTCCAACCTGCGCAGCTGGTAATCTAAAATTAACAAAATTTTAACTCTTTTTGTATTGGGAAACCTTTTTAGCTATTGGGAAATATCCGTAAATTAATAGTTAACTTTTTTGTTAGTTGATGATTAAAAAAGCATGTTATTGCTCATAATGGTAAAAAAAGGAGGAGAGTAGATGGAACTACTTCACCGTGTAAACTATGAGGATAAATCGATCAAACTCCCTACAAATAAACGTTTATCCCGCCACATTCTCACATATAGTCATTGGTACGATCAATCAACGGTTGAAAAAGCCAAAGCAGATTTAAAACAATTGCTGTAACATTACTATTTTCCATCATCAAGAAAAGAGACCGGTTTCCCGGTCTCTCGCCTTGTCGAATGAATGAAAAACAGCTCGTTATTCAGTTCCATGACTTACAATTCGTTTCGCTTTCAGTCACGTTTTTCATACTCCGTTACTACAGAAGCATGCTTTTCATGCATCATCGTTTCCACATACCAGCCTGTGTCATCTTCTAGCTGCTCTAGAATATGCGTATGTTCATTTACATAAGCAAACGCTTTGCTATCTTCATAGGGGATATGCAACGCTTTTTTAATGTAATGAGTGAACACTTTAGCCTGTATGCTTTCAACGAGACGATCCATCCCTTGTCCTGTTTTAGCCGAAAGAAAGATCTCGTCTTTTTCTGTTGACCATTCCCTTGTCTCTACCCGATCCATTTTGTTATAGACCGACAAAAGAGGTTGATCTATCTCCAGTTCCTTCAACGTGTTTTCTGTTGTACGCATCATTTCTTTATAATGACTACTAGAGTAATCAACAACATGAAGCAGTAAATCTGCTTCGCGAGCCTCTTCTAACGTTGAACGAAAAGCTTTTACTAAATGAGTCGGCAATTTTGAGACAAAACCGACTGTATCCGCAAGAAGAAAAGGCAAGTTCTTTTGCATTTCGACACGCCTAACCGACGTATCTAGCGTCGCAAACAACATGTCTTTTTCAAATACTTTTTTCTCCTGCTTTTCAGTTACAAAAGCGTTAAGTAACGAGGACTTCCCTGCATTCGTATAGCCAACTAACGCTACAACCGGGATACCTTCTGTTTTCCTTTTTTGCCTTTGCGTTTGACGGCGCTCAACAACGACTTCAAGCTCTCTTTCTAATGCACTGATTCTACTTTCAATTTTTCTGCGGTCCAGTTCAAGCTTTGTTTCCCCTGCACCTCGGTTCGCAAGACCAGACCCACTGCCGCCTTGCCTACTTAGCGAAGCCCGCATGCCAACAAGACGTGGTAATAAGTACTTCAGCCTCGCAATTTCAACTTGGAGCTGCGCTTCGTTTGTCTTTGCGCGCTCTCCAAAAATATCTAAAATGAGCATGGTTCGATCATAAACCGTCACTTCAAGTTCTTTTTCCAAATTTCGGATTTGTGACGGGGTAAGCTCATCGTTGAAAATTACTAAATGAACGTCAAATGAATCAATTAATCGAGACAGTTCTGTCACTTTGCCGCTCCCAAGATAAGTTGCTTGATTTGGTGTTTGAAGCTTTTGGGTGAGTGACGCAACCGGATTTAAGTCAAGTGCTCTAGCTAAATTCTCCAACTCTTCCATCCCATAGTCAAAGTGGCTGTCTCCTTGACGCTCAACACCTACCACAATAATATCTTGAATGGTTCTTGTTTCTGTTTCATGCATTTTATTTAAAAACCTCCATCTCATTTTGTTGGTACACAAAAATGACACACGACTCAGCCTGTGTGTAAACGAAGGTTATTTAGCCCTATAAATGCCATCGTCAACAGGTGATGCTGCGTATCATTACATTCTACTGTGCTCTGTAACGGTTAAATCGATCATGATGACGATTCCTCCTTTAAGCTTCTAACTTAAGAGTACCACTTGTTAGATAGCCGTGTAAATTAAGCTGTGCAGCTATTTAAGTGGGTACGGTAATTCATTCTTTTTCTTTTTTAAGCTTCTAAGAATTAACTGGTTTACAATCTCAGGATATTCATGATGAACCCAGTGTGTTGCGTCATCGATAAAAATAAGTTCTCCATTTGAACAACGTTTCAGACTTTCTTTTGCTAATGTTTTTGACAAAAACGGGTCGTTCCACCCCCAGAGAATCGTTGTTGGTACATGTATCATCTGATCAAACGGCTTAGGACCATTCCGAAAATCCAGCCGAATAGCTCGGTACCAGTTTAACATCGCTGTCAGTGCACCAGGCTTTAACCAGGCATTCCGATAGTGCTCTAAGTCTTCTTCCACAAAGGCACCCTCGCGCCCTGTCATTTGTAAGCCTTTTGCCATATATTTAAATTTCTTTGTTTGTAAAAGTTTTTCTGGTAAAAAGGGAAATTGAAAAAACGCCATATAGGAGCTACGAACTAGCTGTGTTGGATTTTTCAGTATTCCTTTGGGGATATCTGCTGGATGAGGAATATTAATTGGAATAAACGTTTTAATTCTTTCTGGTTTTGTTGAGGCTAAATGCCACCCTACCGCTCCTCCCCAATCATGTCCGATGACAATGGCTTGTTTTCGCTTATACGCGTCAATAAGCGCAACACAATCGTCCCTTAATGTGTCAAGACTATAAGCCTCTACTTCTTGTGGTTTGTCACTTTCATTATACCCACGCTGATCAGGCACTACGACGTAATAGCCTTGGGTAGCTAACGCGGTTAATTGATGCCGAAATCCGTACCAAAACTCAGGAAAACCGTGCAACATAAGAATGAGTTCACCCTCTTTTGGACCAGCACAAACCACGTGAAAGGTATGCCCATTCGCGTCAATTAGTTGATGTTCAAACCTCATTATCCTTCACACCTTTCTTTTCGATAGTCTTCTCTACCCGTATTCTTTCGCCTTTATGCCAGCACTTTCCTGTTACCGATATTAGGTCTTGACGTACATGGAGACTTCGCATATACTAATTTTACAATCACATACATTCCTTCAAAGGGGAGTAGCTGCAAGTGATTTTTACTTGAACCAAAGTCGTCATTACGTGGATGATCTCCACCGGCTTTGTTTGGCATGATACATAAATGTCTAGCAAGACCTTTGCCTCGTTCGTATACAAGGCAGGGGTCTTTTTTGTATTCATAAAGATCCCTCATTTTGTCGAACCTAAGGGGTGCAAAAAAAGAGAGGCGTGTTGTTTATGGATGCAGCTTTATTACTAGAATATAGCTGGGTGTTACTTGTTTTAATTGCTTTAGAGGGAATTCTTGCCGCTGACAATGCTTTAGTC from Shouchella hunanensis includes these protein-coding regions:
- a CDS encoding S8 family peptidase → MNKKMGKIVAGTALIISVAFSSSIAQAAEEAKEKYLIGFKEQEVMSQFVDQIDGDEYSISSSQVEDVEIDLLHEFDFIPVLSVELDPQDVEALELDPAISYIEEDAEVTTMQTVPWGINRVQAPIAQSRGFTGTGVRVAVLDTGISNHADLRIRGGASFVPGEPNISDGNGHGTHVAGTIAALNNSIGVLGVAPNVDLYGVKVLGASGSGSISGIAQGLQWAANNGMHIANMSLGSSAGSATMEQAVNQATASGVLVVAASGNSGAGNVGFPARYANAMAVGATDQNNNRASFSQYGAGLDIVAPGVGVQSTVPGNGYSSFNGTSMATPHVAGVAALVKQKNPSWSNVQIRNHLKNTATNLGNTNQFGSGLVNAEAATR
- the hflX gene encoding GTPase HflX encodes the protein MHETETRTIQDIIVVGVERQGDSHFDYGMEELENLARALDLNPVASLTQKLQTPNQATYLGSGKVTELSRLIDSFDVHLVIFNDELTPSQIRNLEKELEVTVYDRTMLILDIFGERAKTNEAQLQVEIARLKYLLPRLVGMRASLSRQGGSGSGLANRGAGETKLELDRRKIESRISALERELEVVVERRQTQRQKRKTEGIPVVALVGYTNAGKSSLLNAFVTEKQEKKVFEKDMLFATLDTSVRRVEMQKNLPFLLADTVGFVSKLPTHLVKAFRSTLEEAREADLLLHVVDYSSSHYKEMMRTTENTLKELEIDQPLLSVYNKMDRVETREWSTEKDEIFLSAKTGQGMDRLVESIQAKVFTHYIKKALHIPYEDSKAFAYVNEHTHILEQLEDDTGWYVETMMHEKHASVVTEYEKRD
- a CDS encoding helix-turn-helix domain-containing protein, with the translated sequence MELGRTIKYYRIKHNMTQAELADGICSIPHLSKIENSIYNANFGTAALLLERLGINIEEEYAQHSEIKHTLDAFIEAIQFADEEKALEYYESLLDKETVIPRTNYRNMYHLYMMRYHLMNGHLTLAFKDWSIVDKNRSNLDPIEELSAELFYGIYLVELGRLKEAKQLLLSIKNAEHSSHYLFAREIAFILSHCYTELNEPEKAIIYAKEALYLFKQEDNYIRTAQSQMVLGINYTQLNMLEESLRVFKVLLRNSRLFGQQSLYFQATYNYGILLKKSGDYEASHDCFLQCTNFYEPSSKNYLYARLADVEVLFLLNAEKTSIRDILVEIIEQSVTQAHERLELQARYYMYRLESSEQLYHFIETELLPHLERLESHAELLPYARELAHWYQQNGHYEKANEYLQKYSSISTKKDLSMV
- a CDS encoding alpha/beta fold hydrolase; translated protein: MRFEHQLIDANGHTFHVVCAGPKEGELILMLHGFPEFWYGFRHQLTALATQGYYVVVPDQRGYNESDKPQEVEAYSLDTLRDDCVALIDAYKRKQAIVIGHDWGGAVGWHLASTKPERIKTFIPINIPHPADIPKGILKNPTQLVRSSYMAFFQFPFLPEKLLQTKKFKYMAKGLQMTGREGAFVEEDLEHYRNAWLKPGALTAMLNWYRAIRLDFRNGPKPFDQMIHVPTTILWGWNDPFLSKTLAKESLKRCSNGELIFIDDATHWVHHEYPEIVNQLILRSLKKKKNELPYPLK